The Syntrophaceae bacterium genomic interval AAACATGGGCAAGGAATTGCTGCTGGAAATCGGAACGGAGGAAATCCCCGCGGGCTTCCTGCCGAAAGCCATCGCCGATCTCGAAGAGATGAGCCGGAAGGCCTTCGCCGGCGAGAGAATTTCTCACGGACCGGTACGGGCTCTCGCCACGCCGCGCCGCCTTTGTCTGACCGTGGCGGATGTGTCGGAACGGCAGGAGGACCAGCTGGTGGAGAAGATGGGGCCGGCCCGCAAGGTCGCCTATGACGAGGCTGGAAATCCCACGAAGGCCCTGCTCGGGTTTGCCCGGGGACAGGGGCTGGACGTCGCGCAACTGGAGGTGGTTTCCACGGAGAAGGGCGAGTATTTCTGCGCCCGCAGGAGGATCGCCGGGGTGGAGACGGCATCGATTCTCCCGGGCCTCCTGGCGAAGCTGCTGGTTTCCATTCCCTTCAAGAAAACCATGCGCTGGTCTTCCTTCGACCTTCGCTTTCCAAGGCCCATCCACTGGATCGTGGCCCTGTTCGGCGGCGAGGTGGTGCCGTTGACCGTCGAGAACATCGTGAGCGGCCGGGAAACCCGGGGACATCGCTTCGTAAGTCCCGATCCGGCCCCCGTGAAGGGGTTCGATGACTATCTGGAGGTCCTCCGGAACAAGTGCGTGATCGTCGATCCGGAGGAGCGCAAGCGCATCATCCGGGAGGAGAGCCGCAAGGCGGCCGCAGCCGTCGGCGGGCAACCCCTGGAGAATGACGATCTCCTGGATACGGTGACGTTTCTGGTCGAGTATCCGACGGTCGTGTGCGGCAGTTACGACCCGGCCTACCTGGCCCTCCCCGGAGAGGTGCTCATCACCTCCATGATGTCCCATCAGAAGTACTTCCCCGTCGTGGACGCAGGGGGAAAGCTCCTGGCCCACTTCCTGACGGTGAACAACACGCCGGCGCGGGACCCCGCTGTGGTTACCCGGGGCAATGAGAAGGTCATTCGGGCCCGCCTCTCCGATGCCCGGTTCTTCTTCGACGAGGATCAGAAGATCCCCCTCGACCGGCGCGTGGAGGATCTCCGCAAGGTCGTGTATCACAGCCTGCTGGGGACGTCCTTCGACAAGGTGGAGCGCTTCCGGGCGCTGGCGTCGGTCATCGCCGGCCGGGTCTGCCCGGCAAAGAAAGAGACCGTCGACCGGACGGCCTGGCTCGCCAAGGCGGACCTGGATAC includes:
- a CDS encoding glycine--tRNA ligase subunit beta, whose protein sequence is MGKELLLEIGTEEIPAGFLPKAIADLEEMSRKAFAGERISHGPVRALATPRRLCLTVADVSERQEDQLVEKMGPARKVAYDEAGNPTKALLGFARGQGLDVAQLEVVSTEKGEYFCARRRIAGVETASILPGLLAKLLVSIPFKKTMRWSSFDLRFPRPIHWIVALFGGEVVPLTVENIVSGRETRGHRFVSPDPAPVKGFDDYLEVLRNKCVIVDPEERKRIIREESRKAAAAVGGQPLENDDLLDTVTFLVEYPTVVCGSYDPAYLALPGEVLITSMMSHQKYFPVVDAGGKLLAHFLTVNNTPARDPAVVTRGNEKVIRARLSDARFFFDEDQKIPLDRRVEDLRKVVYHSLLGTSFDKVERFRALASVIAGRVCPAKKETVDRTAWLAKADLDTQMVGEFPELQGVMGREYSLLAGEEPSVARGIYEHYLPVVAGGDLPGTDEGAVVSIADKLDTIVGFFGVNVVPTGTADPYALRRQALGILNIILERGYALDLGDLVDESLSILGPLVKRPPAEVKADVLSFFQARFQNQLMTQGYAYDVVDAVLAAGATDAVQVLLRVKAMDVFKSHEAYRPLATAFKRAGNIIRDFQGGSVDPSLFEGEEEKTLHEAFLSMKEKAQSGISRHDYMAALSEMAGIRGPVDAFFEKVLVMAKDDRIRFNRLSLLSEISSFFRQVADFSKIVTES